A DNA window from Haloactinospora alba contains the following coding sequences:
- a CDS encoding amidohydrolase family protein, whose amino-acid sequence MSTADTGRWVFDAHLHIIDPHFPLVENNGYLPPAFTVEQYRRRIATLPVRGGAVVSGSFQGFDQTYLRHALAALGPGFVGVTQLPATVTDEEIADLDAAGVRGLRFNLHRGGSAALDALDELARRVYDVAGWHTELYIDSRHIPEVADTLAALPAVSVDHLGLHRDGLAPLLKLVERGARVKATGFGRVDLDPAEAITAVVNVNPAALMVGTDLPSTRARRPFADTDLDAVTRAVGEEYRDAVLWGNAAAFYRVPAPSDV is encoded by the coding sequence ACCTGCACATCATTGACCCGCACTTCCCACTGGTCGAGAACAACGGGTACCTGCCCCCCGCCTTCACCGTCGAGCAGTACCGCCGGCGAATCGCGACGCTGCCGGTGCGGGGAGGCGCGGTGGTCTCCGGTTCCTTCCAGGGGTTCGACCAGACCTACCTCCGCCACGCGCTCGCCGCGTTGGGACCGGGTTTCGTCGGCGTCACCCAGCTTCCGGCCACGGTCACCGACGAGGAGATCGCCGACCTGGACGCCGCGGGGGTGCGCGGTCTCCGTTTCAACCTCCACCGCGGCGGGTCGGCCGCGCTCGACGCTCTGGACGAACTCGCCCGCCGCGTGTACGACGTAGCCGGTTGGCACACCGAGCTCTACATCGACTCCCGCCACATCCCCGAGGTGGCCGACACCCTCGCCGCGCTGCCCGCCGTCAGCGTCGACCACCTCGGTCTGCACCGCGACGGGCTGGCTCCTCTGCTGAAGCTGGTCGAGCGCGGGGCCCGGGTCAAGGCGACCGGGTTCGGCCGCGTCGACCTCGACCCTGCCGAGGCCATCACCGCCGTCGTCAACGTCAACCCCGCCGCGTTGATGGTGGGTACCGACCTGCCCTCAACGCGTGCCCGACGCCCGTTCGCGGACACCGACCTCGATGCGGTCACCCGAGCTGTCGGCGAGGAGTATCGCGACGCCGTGCTGTGGGGAAACGCAGCCGCCTTCTACCGCGTCCCGGCGCCCTCGGACGTCTGA
- a CDS encoding CGNR zinc finger domain-containing protein — protein MAYTRPPAPAELERVETFCNSARFLYGEDAFTDLRSARAWLREHGWADAAETADEGALGRLRRLRAALRDHLEDPTAPAAREVLTDLAHRVLGPPRWDDPGERPRLRPREQGAVEALASELLAVLATAELSGGRERLKVCRFQQCRWVYYDRSPGNNSAWCSMDICGARNKMRSYRARREGNGS, from the coding sequence ATGGCCTACACCCGCCCTCCGGCTCCGGCGGAACTGGAACGTGTCGAGACCTTCTGCAACTCGGCGCGGTTCCTCTACGGCGAGGACGCCTTCACCGACCTCCGCTCCGCCCGCGCCTGGCTGCGCGAGCACGGCTGGGCGGACGCCGCCGAGACGGCCGACGAGGGAGCGCTCGGGCGGCTGCGGCGACTGCGCGCGGCCCTGCGCGACCATCTGGAGGACCCCACCGCCCCGGCCGCGCGCGAGGTCCTCACCGACCTCGCGCACCGGGTGCTGGGGCCTCCCCGGTGGGACGACCCCGGGGAGCGGCCGCGGCTGCGTCCGCGCGAGCAGGGAGCGGTCGAGGCCCTGGCCTCCGAACTGCTGGCCGTGCTGGCCACCGCGGAACTGTCCGGCGGGCGCGAGCGGCTGAAGGTGTGCCGGTTCCAGCAGTGCCGGTGGGTGTACTACGACCGCTCCCCCGGCAACAACAGCGCGTGGTGCAGCATGGACATCTGCGGCGCCCGGAACAAGATGCGCTCCTACCGCGCCCGCCGCGAGGGGAACGGCTCCTGA
- a CDS encoding alpha/beta fold hydrolase: protein MGTWELRESYESSNGTVRWDRIGQGSPVVLVHGWPFSSYVWRDVAAGLARRHTVYVWDLPGYGQSAKTTGQDVSLAGHQAVLTELLEHWGLTSPAVVAHDIGAAVALRSALLDGVGYGRLVLVDAVSVRPWGSPFFRLVREHAEVFARLPAPQHEAMVRRYLAGGTHGELRTRVLDTLVQPWLGEVGQAAFYRQMAQAEERHTREVEDRFGELDMPTLIVWGEHDDWLPADRAEHLARLIPHARLEWVADSGHLVQEDAPARFTSLLTDFLAGQ from the coding sequence ATGGGAACCTGGGAACTGCGCGAGAGTTACGAGTCGTCGAACGGCACCGTCCGGTGGGACCGCATCGGCCAGGGCAGCCCGGTGGTGCTCGTCCACGGCTGGCCGTTCTCCTCCTACGTGTGGCGCGACGTCGCCGCGGGCCTGGCCCGGCGGCACACCGTCTACGTGTGGGACCTGCCCGGATACGGCCAGTCAGCCAAGACCACGGGACAGGACGTGTCGCTGGCCGGCCACCAGGCCGTACTCACCGAGTTGCTGGAGCACTGGGGACTGACCTCCCCCGCCGTCGTCGCCCACGACATCGGCGCCGCCGTGGCGCTGCGTTCGGCCCTGCTCGACGGGGTGGGCTACGGGCGGCTGGTACTGGTGGACGCGGTGAGCGTCCGCCCGTGGGGAAGCCCGTTCTTCCGTCTGGTGCGCGAGCACGCCGAGGTGTTCGCGCGGCTTCCGGCGCCGCAGCACGAGGCGATGGTGCGCCGCTACCTCGCCGGTGGCACGCACGGCGAGCTTCGCACGCGGGTGTTGGACACCCTGGTCCAGCCGTGGCTGGGCGAGGTCGGCCAGGCCGCGTTCTACCGGCAGATGGCCCAGGCGGAGGAACGCCACACCCGGGAGGTGGAGGACCGGTTCGGTGAGTTGGACATGCCGACACTCATCGTCTGGGGTGAGCACGACGACTGGCTGCCTGCCGACCGCGCCGAGCACCTGGCGCGGCTCATCCCCCACGCGCGCCTGGAATGGGTCGCCGACTCCGGTCACCTCGTCCAGGAGGACGCCCCGGCACGCTTCACCAGCCTGCTCACCGACTTCCTCGCCGGTCAGTAG
- a CDS encoding acetyl/propionyl/methylcrotonyl-CoA carboxylase subunit alpha: MRKVLIANRGEIAVRVARACRDAGVASVAVYAEPDLDALHVKVADEAHALGGQTPADTYLNIDRILEIAAASGADAVHPGYGFLSENADFAQAVADAGLTWIGPPPEAITSLGDKVAARHIAQKVGAPLTAGTPDPVADSEEVVAFAREHGLPIAIKAAFGGGGRGLKVARSLEEVTDMFESAVREATSAFGRGECFVERYLDRPRHVETQCLADKHGNVVVVSTRDCSLQRRHQKLVEEAPAPFLTDQQRQLLYDSSKAILREAGYVGAGTCEFLVGLDGTVSFLEVNTRLQVEHPVSEEVTGIDLVREMLRVADGEELGYDDPPTRGHSLEFRINAEDAGNNFMPAPGTITSLNLPGGPGVRIDTGCESGFTVPQAFDSMVAKLIVTGASRTEALQRSRRALAEFEVGGMPTVIPFHQVVLDDPAFAPADPEQPFSVYTSWIETEFTNTITPYAGAAEQDEPAQRERVTVEVGGKRIEVALPAELGAAASAPVPSGGQKKSRKRRGGGSSSAAVSGDALVCPMQGTVVKVTAEDGQQVAEGDTVAVIEAMKMEQPLSAHKSGTVAGLNVTTGETVNNGGVICEIKDS; the protein is encoded by the coding sequence GTGCGTAAAGTTCTGATCGCCAACCGGGGCGAGATCGCGGTGCGGGTGGCCCGCGCCTGCCGCGACGCCGGCGTCGCCAGTGTCGCGGTCTATGCCGAGCCCGACCTGGACGCCCTGCACGTCAAGGTCGCCGACGAGGCCCACGCCCTGGGGGGACAGACCCCGGCCGACACCTACCTCAACATCGACCGGATCCTGGAGATCGCGGCCGCGTCCGGCGCTGACGCCGTCCATCCCGGATACGGGTTCCTCTCCGAGAACGCCGACTTCGCCCAGGCCGTGGCCGACGCCGGTCTGACCTGGATCGGCCCGCCGCCGGAGGCCATCACCTCGCTGGGCGACAAGGTCGCCGCGCGCCACATCGCCCAGAAGGTCGGTGCTCCGCTGACGGCGGGCACCCCCGACCCGGTCGCCGACTCCGAGGAGGTGGTGGCCTTCGCCCGCGAGCACGGGCTGCCGATCGCGATCAAGGCCGCCTTCGGCGGCGGCGGGCGCGGCCTCAAGGTCGCCCGGTCGCTGGAGGAGGTCACCGACATGTTCGAGTCGGCGGTGCGGGAGGCCACCTCGGCGTTCGGCCGCGGTGAGTGCTTCGTGGAACGCTACCTGGACCGGCCCCGGCACGTGGAGACGCAGTGCCTGGCCGACAAGCACGGCAACGTCGTGGTGGTCTCCACCCGGGACTGCTCGCTGCAGCGGCGCCACCAGAAGCTCGTGGAGGAGGCCCCGGCGCCGTTCCTGACCGACCAGCAGCGCCAGCTGCTGTACGACTCCTCCAAGGCGATCCTGCGCGAGGCGGGCTACGTCGGCGCGGGCACCTGCGAGTTCCTCGTGGGTCTGGACGGCACCGTGTCGTTCTTGGAGGTCAACACCCGCCTGCAGGTGGAGCACCCGGTGAGTGAGGAGGTCACCGGCATCGACCTGGTGCGCGAGATGCTGCGCGTGGCCGACGGCGAGGAACTGGGCTACGACGACCCTCCCACCCGCGGACACAGCCTGGAGTTCCGGATCAACGCCGAGGACGCCGGCAACAACTTCATGCCCGCACCGGGCACCATCACCAGCCTGAACCTGCCCGGCGGGCCCGGGGTGCGCATCGACACCGGTTGCGAGTCCGGCTTCACCGTGCCCCAGGCGTTCGACTCCATGGTGGCCAAGCTGATCGTGACCGGTGCCAGCCGCACCGAGGCGCTGCAGCGCTCCCGGCGCGCGCTGGCCGAGTTCGAGGTGGGCGGGATGCCCACCGTGATCCCGTTCCACCAGGTGGTGCTGGACGACCCGGCCTTCGCCCCGGCCGATCCCGAACAGCCGTTCTCGGTCTACACCAGCTGGATCGAGACCGAGTTCACCAACACCATCACCCCCTACGCGGGCGCGGCCGAGCAGGACGAGCCCGCCCAGCGGGAACGGGTGACCGTGGAGGTCGGCGGCAAACGCATCGAGGTCGCCCTGCCCGCCGAGCTCGGCGCCGCCGCCTCCGCCCCGGTGCCCTCCGGGGGACAGAAGAAGTCCCGCAAGCGCCGCGGCGGGGGCTCCTCCAGCGCCGCGGTCAGCGGCGACGCCCTGGTGTGCCCGATGCAGGGGACCGTGGTCAAGGTCACCGCCGAGGACGGCCAGCAGGTCGCCGAGGGCGACACCGTCGCCGTCATCGAGGCCATGAAGATGGAACAGCCCCTCAGCGCGCACAAGTCCGGCACCGTCGCAGGGCTCAACGTCACCACCGGCGAGACCGTCAACAACGGCGGCGTCATCTGCGAGATCAAGGACTCCTGA
- a CDS encoding acyl-CoA carboxylase subunit epsilon: MSNTPANPPDDGRHLCVVRGDPTPEEVAALVAVLTARARRAHGTGAGTGQARRGQWRNPERLLRRPPTPGPGAWRASFHPG, from the coding sequence ATGTCGAACACACCTGCAAACCCCCCGGACGACGGGCGCCACCTGTGCGTGGTGCGCGGCGACCCCACCCCCGAGGAGGTCGCGGCCCTGGTCGCGGTGCTGACCGCCCGCGCCCGGCGCGCCCACGGCACCGGCGCGGGAACCGGCCAAGCCCGGCGCGGGCAGTGGCGCAACCCCGAACGCCTGTTGCGCCGCCCGCCGACACCGGGTCCGGGCGCGTGGCGCGCCAGTTTCCACCCGGGCTGA
- a CDS encoding acyl-CoA carboxylase subunit beta, translating to MATEAPEPLPSDEIDIHTTAGKLADLQRRRHEAVNAGSERAIEKQHAKGKMTARERIDALLDPGSFVEFDALARHRSTNFGMDRNRPYGDGVVTGHGTVDGRPVAVFSQDVTVFGGSLGEVYGEKIVKALDHALKTGCPVIGINEGGGARIQEGVAALGLYAEIFKRNSRASGVIPQISLIMGAAAGGHVYSPALTDFTVMVDQTSQMFITGPDVIKTVTGEDVSMEDLGGARTHNTTSGVAHYMAGDEQDALDYVTTLLSYLPGNNLEDPPVEETDSDPENDDTSELDTFIPDSANQPYDMHRVIENVADDGEFLEVQSQFATNIVVGYGRVEGRSVGVVANQPMSFAGCLDIDASQKAARFVRTCDAFNIPVLTFVDVPGFLPGTDQEWGGIIRHGAKLIYAYAEATVPLITVITRKAYGGAYDVMGSKHLGADVNLAWPTAEIAVMGAQGAVNILHRRALADAEDVEAERARLVQEYEDTLLNPYSAAERGYVDGVILPSETRESVARALRSLSNKREQLPPKKHGNVPL from the coding sequence ATGGCGACCGAAGCCCCTGAACCGCTGCCCTCGGACGAGATCGACATCCACACCACCGCGGGCAAACTCGCCGACCTGCAGCGCCGCCGGCACGAAGCGGTCAACGCCGGGTCCGAGCGAGCGATCGAGAAGCAGCACGCCAAGGGCAAGATGACCGCGCGGGAGCGCATCGACGCCCTCCTGGACCCCGGCTCCTTCGTGGAGTTCGACGCCCTGGCCCGGCACCGCTCCACCAACTTCGGCATGGACCGCAACCGGCCCTACGGCGACGGCGTGGTCACCGGCCACGGGACCGTCGACGGCCGGCCCGTGGCCGTGTTCAGCCAGGACGTCACCGTCTTCGGCGGGTCGCTGGGCGAGGTCTACGGCGAGAAGATCGTCAAGGCCCTCGACCACGCCCTCAAGACCGGTTGCCCCGTCATCGGGATCAACGAGGGCGGCGGCGCCCGCATCCAGGAAGGAGTGGCGGCGCTCGGCCTCTACGCGGAGATCTTCAAACGCAACTCGCGGGCGTCCGGGGTCATCCCGCAGATCTCGCTGATCATGGGAGCCGCCGCCGGCGGCCACGTCTACTCCCCCGCCCTGACCGACTTCACCGTCATGGTGGACCAGACGTCGCAGATGTTCATCACCGGTCCGGACGTGATCAAGACCGTCACCGGCGAGGACGTGTCCATGGAGGACCTGGGCGGGGCGCGCACCCACAACACCACCTCCGGCGTGGCCCACTACATGGCCGGCGACGAGCAGGACGCGCTGGACTACGTCACCACCCTGCTGTCCTACCTGCCGGGCAACAACCTGGAGGACCCCCCGGTCGAGGAGACCGACTCCGACCCGGAGAACGACGACACCTCCGAACTCGACACGTTCATCCCCGACTCGGCGAACCAGCCCTACGACATGCACCGCGTCATCGAGAACGTGGCGGACGACGGGGAGTTCCTGGAGGTCCAGTCGCAGTTCGCCACCAACATCGTGGTCGGCTACGGGCGGGTCGAGGGCCGGTCGGTGGGTGTGGTCGCCAACCAGCCCATGAGCTTCGCCGGCTGCCTGGACATCGACGCCTCCCAGAAGGCCGCCCGGTTCGTCCGCACCTGCGACGCCTTCAACATCCCCGTGCTCACGTTCGTGGACGTGCCGGGCTTCCTTCCCGGCACGGACCAGGAGTGGGGCGGGATCATCCGGCACGGCGCCAAGCTGATCTACGCCTACGCCGAGGCCACGGTCCCGCTGATCACGGTCATCACCCGCAAGGCCTACGGCGGCGCCTACGACGTGATGGGCTCCAAACACCTGGGGGCCGACGTCAACCTCGCCTGGCCGACGGCCGAGATCGCGGTCATGGGCGCCCAGGGGGCAGTGAACATCCTGCACCGCCGCGCTCTCGCCGACGCCGAGGACGTGGAGGCCGAGCGCGCCCGCCTCGTCCAGGAGTACGAGGACACGCTGCTCAACCCCTACTCGGCGGCCGAGCGGGGCTACGTGGACGGGGTCATCCTGCCGTCCGAGACGCGGGAGTCCGTCGCCAGGGCGCTGCGGTCACTGAGCAACAAACGCGAGCAACTTCCACCCAAGAAGCACGGGAACGTCCCTCTCTAA
- a CDS encoding phosphoenolpyruvate carboxylase, with product MPDQLRGDVRLLGETLGTVMSESGGEDLLEDVERLRRAVIGAREGTVTGDEITELVASWPLERAKQVARAFTVYFHLANLAEEHQRIRALRERDDADNPPRESLARAVDYIRDDCGEDRLREFVANMEFHPVLTAHPTEARRRAVSTAILRISSKLEELRGSHPGSTAEAAARREFAEEVDLLWRTSQLRYTKLDPLDEVRTAMSAFDDTIFEAVPRIYRTLDAALDPEGAGKRPPRAAPFVRYGSWIGGDRDGNPFVTHEVTRDAIAIQSEHVLHALENASGRIARTLTLYSNLTPPNEELRNALATAEAGYPRLMAEIGKRSPNEPHRQLLLFATERLRATRQRDADLSYDGPEAFLTDLRTVQESLAAAGAHRHAYGALQDLIWQAETFGFHLAELEVRQHSGVHARALEEVRAGGELSEQTEEVLATLRVVSWIQERFGVRACCRYIVSFTRSAEDIAAVHELAEHALPAGQAPVLDVIPLFETGADLEAAPDALDGMLRLDSVRRRLADTGNRMEVMLGYSDSAKDVGPVSATLRLYDAQAQLAAWAERNGIVLTLFHGRGGSLGRGGGPASRALMAQAPGSVNGRFKVTEQGEVIFARYGQPTIAHRHMEQVGHAVLMTSTATVQEHTRSAAETYREVADRVADAAYDAYRSLIDTDGFAEWFSRVSPLEELGELRLGSRPSRRSSARGLDDLRAIPWVFAWTQTRVNLPGWFGLGTGLAAVGDPDTLHAAYNEWPLFASLLDNAEMSLAKTDRTIAERYLRLGGRPELTSLVLDEYDRTRELVLTVTGHQRLLENHSVLSRAVDLRNPYVDALSHLQLRALGALREEHDALSEDDQRHLERLLLLSVNGVAAGLQNTG from the coding sequence ATGCCCGACCAGCTGCGCGGCGACGTCCGGCTGCTGGGCGAGACACTCGGGACCGTCATGTCCGAAAGCGGCGGTGAGGACCTGCTGGAGGACGTCGAACGGCTGCGGCGGGCCGTCATCGGCGCCCGGGAGGGCACCGTCACCGGTGACGAGATCACCGAGCTGGTGGCGTCGTGGCCGCTGGAACGAGCCAAACAGGTGGCACGGGCGTTCACCGTGTACTTCCACCTCGCCAACCTCGCCGAGGAACACCAGCGCATCCGTGCCCTGCGGGAGCGCGACGACGCCGACAACCCGCCCCGTGAGTCGCTGGCCCGCGCCGTCGACTACATCCGCGACGACTGCGGCGAGGACCGGCTGCGCGAGTTCGTGGCGAACATGGAGTTCCACCCCGTGCTCACCGCCCACCCCACCGAGGCGCGGCGGCGCGCGGTCTCCACCGCGATCCTGCGCATCAGCTCCAAACTGGAGGAACTGCGCGGCTCCCACCCCGGCAGTACCGCCGAGGCCGCCGCGCGGCGGGAGTTCGCCGAGGAGGTGGACCTGCTGTGGCGCACCTCCCAGCTGCGCTACACCAAACTGGACCCGCTCGACGAGGTCCGCACCGCCATGTCGGCGTTCGACGACACCATCTTCGAGGCCGTCCCCCGGATCTACCGGACCCTGGACGCCGCGCTCGACCCGGAGGGCGCCGGGAAGCGCCCCCCGCGCGCGGCACCGTTCGTGCGCTACGGGAGCTGGATCGGCGGGGACCGGGACGGCAACCCGTTCGTCACCCACGAGGTCACACGGGACGCCATCGCCATCCAGTCCGAACACGTGCTGCACGCGCTGGAGAACGCGAGCGGGCGCATCGCCCGCACCCTCACCCTCTACAGCAACCTCACCCCGCCCAACGAGGAGCTGCGCAACGCCCTGGCGACCGCGGAGGCCGGGTACCCGCGGCTGATGGCCGAGATCGGGAAACGCTCCCCGAACGAGCCGCACCGCCAGCTGCTGCTGTTCGCGACGGAGCGGCTGCGCGCCACCCGCCAGCGCGACGCCGACCTCTCCTACGACGGGCCGGAGGCCTTCCTCACCGACCTGCGCACGGTCCAGGAGTCGCTCGCGGCCGCCGGGGCGCACCGGCACGCCTACGGGGCGCTGCAGGACCTGATCTGGCAGGCCGAGACGTTCGGGTTCCATCTCGCGGAGCTGGAGGTGCGCCAGCACAGCGGGGTGCACGCCCGCGCGCTGGAGGAGGTGCGCGCCGGCGGTGAGCTGTCGGAGCAGACCGAGGAGGTGCTCGCCACCCTGCGCGTGGTGTCCTGGATCCAGGAACGGTTCGGGGTGCGGGCGTGCTGCCGCTACATCGTCAGCTTCACCCGCTCGGCCGAGGACATCGCCGCCGTGCACGAGCTCGCCGAGCACGCCCTGCCCGCCGGTCAGGCCCCGGTTCTCGACGTCATACCGCTGTTCGAGACCGGCGCCGACCTGGAGGCGGCCCCGGACGCGTTGGACGGGATGCTGCGGCTGGACAGCGTGCGCCGCCGCCTCGCCGACACCGGCAACCGTATGGAGGTCATGCTGGGCTACAGCGACTCGGCCAAGGACGTCGGACCGGTCAGCGCGACGCTGCGGCTGTACGACGCCCAGGCACAGCTCGCCGCGTGGGCCGAACGCAACGGCATCGTCCTCACCCTGTTCCACGGGCGCGGAGGCTCACTGGGGCGCGGCGGCGGCCCGGCCAGCCGCGCGCTCATGGCCCAGGCGCCCGGGTCGGTCAACGGGCGGTTCAAGGTGACCGAGCAGGGCGAGGTGATCTTCGCCCGGTACGGGCAGCCGACGATCGCCCACCGGCACATGGAGCAGGTGGGCCACGCCGTGCTGATGACGTCGACCGCCACGGTGCAGGAACACACCCGCTCGGCGGCGGAGACGTACCGGGAGGTGGCCGACCGGGTCGCCGACGCCGCCTACGACGCCTACCGCTCACTGATCGACACGGACGGGTTCGCCGAGTGGTTCTCCCGGGTGAGTCCGCTGGAGGAGCTGGGGGAGCTGCGGCTGGGCTCGCGCCCGTCGCGCAGGTCCTCCGCCCGGGGGCTGGACGACCTGCGCGCCATCCCGTGGGTGTTCGCCTGGACCCAGACCCGGGTCAACCTGCCCGGCTGGTTCGGCCTGGGCACGGGACTGGCGGCGGTGGGGGACCCGGACACGCTGCACGCCGCCTACAACGAGTGGCCGCTGTTCGCCTCGCTGCTGGACAACGCCGAGATGAGCCTGGCGAAGACGGACCGGACCATCGCCGAACGGTACCTGCGGTTGGGCGGGCGTCCGGAGCTGACGTCGCTGGTGCTCGACGAGTACGACCGCACCCGCGAGCTCGTGCTGACCGTCACCGGGCACCAGCGGCTGCTGGAGAACCACAGTGTGCTCTCCCGGGCGGTCGACCTGCGCAACCCCTACGTGGACGCGCTGTCCCACCTGCAGCTGCGCGCGCTGGGGGCGCTGCGCGAGGAACACGACGCCCTGTCCGAGGACGACCAGCGCCACCTGGAACGGTTGCTGCTGCTGTCGGTGAACGGCGTCGCGGCCGGCCTGCAGAACACGGGGTGA
- a CDS encoding biotin--[acetyl-CoA-carboxylase] ligase encodes MPETREPQPPPGREPLRPDALERALVRPGGLWRAVEVYPELASTNTELAARARRGGGDATVVVTDHQTSGRGRRDRGFETPARAALTFSVLVRPGVPPTRLGWLPLLMGVAAVDAVREAAGCAAGVKWPNDVLATGGRDGTQRKLAGILSEAVTSEEGIAVVVGMGLNVTQTRDELPTPSATSLVVENASLREREPLLRAVLDGFAAGYTAWVSAGGDAAASGLAQRYRERCDTVGRRVRVELPNGRVVTGPATGVDADGHLLVRTPSGEEALSAGDVVHVRPDAEGAE; translated from the coding sequence GTGCCCGAGACACGCGAACCGCAGCCCCCGCCGGGACGGGAACCGCTGCGCCCCGACGCGCTGGAGCGGGCGCTCGTCCGCCCCGGCGGGTTGTGGCGCGCAGTGGAGGTGTATCCCGAACTCGCCTCCACCAACACCGAGCTCGCCGCCCGCGCCCGGCGGGGCGGCGGCGACGCGACCGTCGTGGTCACCGACCACCAGACCTCGGGGCGCGGACGCAGGGACCGGGGGTTCGAGACACCGGCCCGGGCCGCCCTCACGTTCTCCGTACTGGTGCGTCCCGGGGTCCCACCCACCCGCCTGGGGTGGTTGCCACTGCTCATGGGGGTGGCGGCGGTGGACGCCGTCCGGGAGGCGGCCGGCTGCGCGGCGGGCGTCAAATGGCCCAACGACGTGCTGGCCACCGGCGGCCGGGACGGGACGCAGCGCAAACTCGCCGGAATCCTGTCGGAGGCGGTCACCTCGGAGGAGGGGATCGCCGTCGTGGTCGGGATGGGGCTCAACGTTACCCAGACCCGCGACGAACTGCCGACCCCCTCGGCGACCTCCCTGGTGGTGGAGAACGCCTCCCTCCGGGAGCGTGAGCCGCTGCTGCGCGCCGTGCTGGACGGGTTCGCCGCCGGTTACACCGCCTGGGTGTCCGCCGGCGGCGACGCCGCGGCCAGCGGGCTCGCCCAGCGCTACCGGGAGCGCTGCGACACCGTCGGCCGCCGGGTGCGGGTGGAGCTGCCCAACGGGCGGGTGGTGACAGGGCCGGCCACCGGGGTGGACGCGGACGGCCACCTGCTCGTGCGCACCCCGTCCGGGGAGGAGGCGCTCAGCGCGGGCGACGTCGTCCACGTGCGCCCGGACGCGGAGGGGGCGGAGTAG
- a CDS encoding PH domain-containing protein — protein sequence MGIANRYLAGDEELVYVTRRHWSTLVGSFVALVLVIAAAAGLVWLMPAGEEWSRWAVYAVVAVGALAAVVVWFVPLLRWWTTLYLLSSRRLMRREGILAKQGHDMPLTRVNDVSFTISLWERLLGYGSLAVQSASEQEGMVLEKVPRVRWLQGEIYRKVNEAQRHEPPAGSGGSPPPPEG from the coding sequence ATGGGGATCGCGAACCGTTACCTCGCCGGGGACGAGGAGCTCGTCTACGTCACCCGGCGCCACTGGAGCACACTCGTCGGCTCGTTCGTGGCGCTGGTGCTGGTGATCGCCGCCGCTGCCGGCCTGGTGTGGCTGATGCCCGCCGGGGAGGAGTGGAGCCGGTGGGCGGTGTACGCGGTGGTCGCCGTGGGAGCGCTCGCCGCGGTGGTGGTGTGGTTCGTCCCGCTGCTGCGCTGGTGGACCACCCTGTACCTCCTGAGTAGCCGGCGGTTGATGCGCCGCGAGGGCATACTCGCCAAGCAGGGCCACGACATGCCGCTGACCCGGGTGAACGACGTGTCGTTCACCATCTCCCTGTGGGAGCGCCTGCTGGGCTACGGGAGCCTGGCGGTCCAGTCGGCCTCCGAACAGGAAGGTATGGTTCTGGAGAAGGTACCGAGGGTGCGATGGCTCCAGGGAGAGATCTACCGGAAGGTCAACGAGGCGCAGCGACACGAGCCCCCCGCCGGGTCCGGCGGCTCCCCTCCGCCACCGGAGGGGTGA